The sequence TGTTGAAATATCATTAGtatttgaaagataaataaaaatcagtaacCAAAATGATATTTTCAATCTTTATTGATACCATTTTGTTTATGAACTAATCTATTTACATATCCTTCCAAATTGTATCCTTACAACTTGAAGTCAAGTGCTTTTCTCGATATTAAACTTGTAGAAAGCATTTAGCTACCTATAAATACCAGGCACAATTCTAAGTTCtgaatcagaaaatatttctagtgtaattaatattaatgttGTTCAAGACATGAAATGGAAAAACctctaattactttttaaaataaaagccacaaGTAATTAAATAATTACTATGTACATTACAACTTGCTTATATCAAATTACCAAGAAAAGCATCATGCCAATTGTTAGGATCACCTGTACTCAGAAGGCAAAGAAAGTTGTACATGACAATCATCAAATTAATACACTTAGGTTTTGTATAGTCTGATTTATTATTTGTTGTTAAGCTGCTAGATTGAAATAAGGATTCTTTGTATAAACATCATACTTTGAAGTTATATAGATgatataattattactttataatattttataatactaaTATGGTATTCATTAATTTTGTTGGAAGTTATTCACAGGTCCTAAAATACTAGATGATTGGAATGTCACATTAAGGAAATTATCCTTAATATATAAATGTCTAATAactacatatcagaaataaagatattgtttaatattgccaaatatttagtACATTTTGTGATTGTTTCTACTGCCTCTATTAATTTTAGCTAACCTCATCTaatcatcagtttttctttttaaaagaaagcaagcGCTTAGTTTTTATccatgatgaactttttttttttggttctttttgaaAGACAATAATAATTTGATATAAGTAAAGAGGaatgctttttaacttttatatcatCTTGTCATTGGAAACTTACGGATAAGCTTCCAAAACTAATAACAGTAATTAAAAGATATGGGGAAAGAATAATTCCTTAAAAGATATGGAGAAAGAATAATTCCATAAGATAACATTACAGGTAagtctgtttaaaaaacaaaacaaagcaaagcaaaacacagTACACAAACAACAAGACTCGGCATAGATTAATAGTAGGTTGTAAAACTCTGACTTGCCAGTTTGACACTAATTAAACTGACACCACGAATATTTTAGTTGCCCCTTCTAATACAGTGTttaaccttttaaatttttaattagagTTTTATCTATCTTCAGTCAACATTTGTAAAGAATTAGTTCATTCTTTCCTTGTAGCTCGAGTTTTTTGATGTTAGAACATTTTATAGCtgtcagtgttttcttttatggtttggAGATCATAAAAAATTGCAATTTCATTTATTAacatgaaatgttaaaaaaattattgacttGAAAACTGTTTCGTGATAAAATATTTAGtcaatctgaaaattaaaaaaaattaccccaACATACATGGCCTTCTTtctttgctggtttttttttaatgacaaatttGGACTACATGTAGATTGTTAAATATTAGAAGCATTGAGAAAAAAAGCTTTCCTTTTGTTTGAGAGAATTCCCTTAACAGAAactgtgtattattttttatgCTCATGATGCCTAGTACAAATCACATTACATTTTAATGCATCTAGCCATTATGGACTAACCAATTACGAGATTTAAAAGAATGAACATTTAAGgtttcttctctagttctttgtttctctgatataaacatttgaagaaaatgttttttaccCATCTCCTAAAAGTTTACTAATTGCTTAATTTGTTCAGTTTGCAATGATTGTCTCCTTAACaacattttcttacttttaaattcTTTAGGGAAAATCGGAGCTGTTGGCATAAGCACTTTTTGACCACAAGAAAGAAGGCCGCAAATCTTGTTGTTGACATTGATATCTGAGATGGGAGGGTGAGAATTTACACTTAAGGGTGGGAGAAACCCTTGTCTGGTTTGGGTAACACTGTGATCTAAAGGGAAAGCTCCGGAACCTCGCCTTTCTAAAACTGCATGATTTCTCCTGCTCAGGGGACCTAGGGAGATATTCTCCAACAATTCTTTGGACTCTGACAATTGGGAAGGAGACGGTGAGAggatctttttctttcctataagTGCTTTGCCATCTTCTAATGTTGGAGGGGTAAGGCCAGCTGAGAGCTGGGAATCAGAGCTGTAGTGATTTGCCCCCAAGTTTCTTTTTTGAACTATACTTCTTAAGGTGGAAGCAAATATTGTCTGGTTAGAATCTGGGTCCTGGTCAACAGGGACTTCAACGCATTGCTGATTTCCTTCTGAAAGATAAGATTGATCATTTATTTCATCATATGACATCTTCCTTGAGCTGGCCTGATCAAAGGCTCTTAGCAAATGTGCAGTGTCTTTTACATCAATGCTTTGGTGCCCAGTGATGAACCGCTTGGAAAGTGCCAGCCCATTGGTTTTATAGGATAGTTCTTCCTCTGGTGTAATATCCTGGAGCTCCTCTTGCAATGAAGCCACTCTGTTCTGGTGCATTAATGATGGGGGACTCTTGATCCAGGGCGGAGCGTGGGGGAGCTTGGGCCCCTTAGGGGCCAACGCAGGTTTCCTCACAGGGGAACCTGGGTCCCAGGTATCGTCATTGCTTCCAGCAAGCTCAAGATCTTTAAAGCCAAAAAGCGTCAGTTCCGTTTCAGAAGAATGTGAAAGTGGCGATGAGGCAGTTTTGATGTCTATTTCTGAAGGAGTGGTGCAGGTAGCTGGGGAATGACACCCATCTATATCCACAGGAGGCATATTTAAGTACTGTTTAGTAGTATACTTCCCACAGGGCGACTTTGCTGTTGTGATGATGATGACCTCTTTCCCTTTTGCCTTGCAAGCACTAAGAAGAACTTTCAGGGTTTCTGTATCTTCTGAATTTATAGCATAAACAAGAGCTGAGTGACTAGAATGGTCTTGCAAGCTGAGGTCAGCCCCActcttgaggagcaaggaaacaACTTCAGCGCCAGCTTTTTCTAAGCAAGCATGCATCAGAGCCGTTTTCCCAGATTTGTCCTGTATGTTGGGATCAGCATTGTTCTCTAACAggtatttcaccattttggctttACTGACACTCTGGTGATCGACATGTTTGGTCTTACAAGCGATCATTAAAGGGGTTTCCCCACGGTCGTTGCTCTCATTAACGTAGGCACCACCTTCTAGCAAAAGTCGTGTGAGGCGAAGCCTGCTCTGATGGACTGCTTTGATCAAGGAATTTCCTTCACTTGAAATTTCCATACCTTCATCCATCTTCAGAGGTCAGAAATCAATACCTGGTTATCAAAGACGGCAAAGACCAAAAGATTAGCCAGAATCAGCATCCCAACTTATATTCATTTTGTtagaattaattttgaaaatatgtagGGGACATAAATGGGATTATGCTATTAAT comes from Symphalangus syndactylus isolate Jambi chromosome 11, NHGRI_mSymSyn1-v2.1_pri, whole genome shotgun sequence and encodes:
- the ANKRD34B gene encoding ankyrin repeat domain-containing protein 34B, with amino-acid sequence MDEGMEISSEGNSLIKAVHQSRLRLTRLLLEGGAYVNESNDRGETPLMIACKTKHVDHQSVSKAKMVKYLLENNADPNIQDKSGKTALMHACLEKAGAEVVSLLLKSGADLSLQDHSSHSALVYAINSEDTETLKVLLSACKAKGKEVIIITTAKSPCGKYTTKQYLNMPPVDIDGCHSPATCTTPSEIDIKTASSPLSHSSETELTLFGFKDLELAGSNDDTWDPGSPVRKPALAPKGPKLPHAPPWIKSPPSLMHQNRVASLQEELQDITPEEELSYKTNGLALSKRFITGHQSIDVKDTAHLLRAFDQASSRKMSYDEINDQSYLSEGNQQCVEVPVDQDPDSNQTIFASTLRSIVQKRNLGANHYSSDSQLSAGLTPPTLEDGKALIGKKKILSPSPSQLSESKELLENISLGPLSRRNHAVLERRGSGAFPLDHSVTQTRQGFLPPLSVNSHPPISDINVNNKICGLLSCGQKVLMPTAPIFPKEFKSKKMLLRRQSLQTEQIKQLVNF